TTTAGAAAAAATATTTTTATTTAAAATATAAAAAATTATTAATGTTAAAGCAACTTAAATAGGTGTCCATCTTATTTCTGTTGTTATCCCAATTTTGAATACACTTGATCCAGCAATTAACCATAGAATACCATCAATTAATAATAAAATATGCTTATTCACTTTAATCATTTTTTCACCTTATCAAATCTAAATTCATTTTTATCCATTTTTTGATTTATTATTTCTAATGGATCTAATCCTAAAACATTAGTTAAATGTAAACAATATATCATAATATCAGCAAGTTCTTCTTCTACATTTTCACTGTCATATGATACTTCACCCCA
The window above is part of the Streptobacillus felis genome. Proteins encoded here:
- a CDS encoding nucleotide pyrophosphohydrolase → MEKFVVERDWNKFHTPENLSKSIIIEAAELLENFQWGEVSYDSENVEEELADIMIYCLHLTNVLGLDPLEIINQKMDKNEFRFDKVKK